One segment of Solanum lycopersicum chromosome 1, SLM_r2.1 DNA contains the following:
- the LOC101243830 gene encoding germin-like protein 5-1, producing MVLAFTLRTLSSRDFKVYSFINKKPILFCLSIALLLFYHIPLFLCLNQNKKLFLLNTFHLNSTMSAFGKFVVVMAVVMLAISLDKASAGDPDMLQDVCVADLTNSLTVNGYLCKKNFSEIDFSSMAIAKAGATNNTFGSLVTGANVMKVPGLNTLGVSMARIDYAPGGINPPHTHPRATEMIFVLEGELDVGFITTSNVLITKHIVKGEVFAFPRGLVHFQQNNGDVPAAVVAGFNSQLPGTQSIATTLFASSPTVPDSVLTKTFQVGTKEIQKIKSRLAPKK from the exons ATGGTTCTTGCGTTTACACTCCGCACGCTTTCCTCACGTGACTTCAAAGTATACtcctttataaataaaaagcCCATCCTATTTTGTCTCTCAATCGCACTACTTCTCTTCTACCACATTCCTCTATTTCTGTGCCTaaatcaaaataagaaattatttctTCTCAATACTTTTCATCTTAATTCCACCATGTCTGCCTTTGGAAAATTTGTTGTAGTTATGGCTGTTGTTATGTTAGCCATTAGCTTAGATAAAGCTTCTGCTGGAGATCCAGATATGCTTCAAGATGTTTGTGTTGCTGATCTTACCAACA GTTTAACCGTAAACGGTTATCTTTGCAAGAAGAACTTTTCAGAAATAGACTTTTCATCAATGGCCATAGCAAAGGCAGGAGCAACAAACAATACATTTGGTTCTTTAGTCACAGGTGCAAATGTCATGAAAGTCCCTGGCCTTAACACACTTGGTGTGTCCATGGCTCGTATCGACTATGCCCCTGGTGGAATTAACCCACCTCACACTCACCCTCGTGCCACTGAAATGATCTTTGTATTAGAGGGTGAATTAGACGTTGGCTTTATTACAACTTCAAATGTTTTGATTACAAAACATATTGTTAAAGGTGAAGTGTTTGCTTTCCCTAGAGGACTTGTACATTTCCAACAGAACAATGGGGATGTTCCGGCAGCCGTCGTCGCGGGGTTCAACAGCCAGTTGCCTGGAACTCAATCGATCGCTACAACGTTGTTCGCTTCATCACCAACTGTTCCTGATAGTGTCTTGACTAAAACATTCCAAGTTGGTACTAAGGAAATTCAGAAAATTAAGTCAAGGCTGGCACCCAAGAAATAG